The following proteins are encoded in a genomic region of Actinomadura sp. NAK00032:
- a CDS encoding metal ABC transporter substrate-binding protein, which produces MLRFPDSLRALPAAALALAGLAGGLAACADADAGVPPGKTAVVASFYPMAWLAERVGGDDVFVRTLTKPGTEPHDLELTARQVARIEDSALAVYVRGVQPAVDDAVGRHAEGRSLDAASVVKTLSPAGETDDEEAHDGVRHREADYDPHLWLDPSRMAAVATALGERLAAADPGSAAGHRQRAAATAAELTRLDRAFQDGLRTCARRDIVTAHAAFGYLADRYGLRQIPVSGVDPSGGPSPKRLAELTRLISATGATTVFTETLVSPKVAEALAREAGARTAVLDPVEGIEDGSPDDYLTIMRRNLRTLRPALECS; this is translated from the coding sequence GTGCTCCGCTTCCCCGACTCCCTGCGCGCCCTCCCGGCGGCCGCCCTGGCCCTGGCCGGGCTCGCCGGGGGGCTCGCGGCCTGCGCCGACGCGGACGCCGGCGTCCCGCCCGGCAAGACCGCGGTGGTCGCCTCGTTCTACCCGATGGCGTGGCTGGCGGAGCGGGTCGGCGGGGACGACGTCTTCGTCCGGACGCTGACCAAGCCCGGCACCGAACCGCACGACCTGGAGCTGACCGCCCGGCAGGTCGCCCGCATCGAGGACTCCGCCCTCGCCGTCTACGTGCGGGGCGTCCAGCCCGCCGTGGACGACGCCGTCGGCCGGCACGCCGAGGGCCGCTCACTGGACGCGGCGTCGGTGGTGAAGACGCTGTCCCCGGCGGGCGAGACCGACGACGAGGAGGCGCACGACGGCGTCCGCCACCGCGAGGCCGACTACGACCCGCACCTGTGGCTCGACCCGAGCCGCATGGCCGCCGTCGCCACCGCGCTCGGCGAGCGGCTCGCCGCCGCCGACCCCGGCAGCGCGGCCGGCCACCGGCAGCGCGCCGCCGCCACCGCCGCCGAGCTGACCCGGCTGGACCGCGCCTTCCAGGACGGCCTGCGCACCTGCGCCCGCCGCGACATCGTCACCGCGCACGCCGCGTTCGGCTACCTCGCCGACCGCTACGGCCTGCGGCAGATCCCGGTGTCGGGGGTCGACCCGTCCGGCGGGCCGTCCCCGAAGCGGCTCGCCGAGCTGACCCGGCTGATCTCGGCCACCGGCGCGACGACGGTCTTCACCGAGACGCTGGTCAGCCCGAAGGTCGCCGAGGCGCTGGCCCGGGAGGCGGGGGCGCGGACGGCGGTGCTGGACCCGGTCGAGGGCATCGAGGACGGCTCGCCCGACGACTACCTGACGATCATGCGACG